One stretch of Malus domestica chromosome 14, GDT2T_hap1 DNA includes these proteins:
- the LOC103455278 gene encoding protein EARLY FLOWERING 5 isoform X2: protein MFSHLGPPKRRKTAEEEERAKHPMPEDSVYFHPTLNPTGAPPPGKPPMFKSSIGPRIPLSAASSSGAASSSKMESEDAAPLAESGDNGPGDGSVIPESLPLPPPPPLPPNPAATNPGISLPPPPPPPPGPLPKEQISSHPLLPPPPPFQQSAQPPPPGISGNEKEQNQSSLSDLTSKDSTQVHTMLPPPPPPPPPGLLPRSTNNQSGGATSDAETNNAQLTKDFTNMVPPPPPPPPRQQPPVPGSTLIPNLHPDVLPPGISRFPPPPPPPDMRPPLSTPGLPTQPGPPGMMVPMIPRPPYGPPPGPPPMMRPPLPPGPPPTYQEDDYAARVAAHQKPSYVKSAASTVVKRPLAQHTPELMSMVPASVRVRREMAAPKAKAKPSLPTTAAPTRSATPPVKPESANSSSAPKGKSIDDSYMAFLEDMKALGALEG from the exons ATGTTCAG TCATTTGGGGCCGCCTAAAAGACGAAAGACTGcagaagaagaggagagagcGAAGCATCCAATGCCTGAG GACTCAGTTTACTTCCATCCGACCCTGAATCCTACTGGGGCCCCACCACCTGGAAAGCCTCCAATGTTTAAATCGTCAATAG GACCAAGAATTCCCTTATCTGCTGCTTCGTCAAGTGGTGCTGCATCATCCTCGAAAATGGAGTCAGAGGATGCTGCACCTCTGGCTGAATCTGGTGACAATGGCCCTGGTGATGGCTCTGTCATACCTGAGTCCTTGCCGCTACCTCCTCCGCCTCCATTGCCACCTAACCCTGCAGCTACAAACCCAGGTATCTcattgccaccaccaccacccccacCTCCAGGACCCCTGCCTAAAGAGCAGATTTCTAGTCACCCCCTACTTCCCCCTCCTCCACCTTTTCAACAGTCCGCCCAGCCTCCTCCTCCTGGTATCAGCGGAAATGAGAAGGAACAAAATCAATCTTCATTGTCTGATTTAACCTCTAAGGACTCCACACAG GTGCATAccatgcttcctcctcctcctcctcctccacctccaGGATTACTGCCTAGGTCAACAAATAATCAGTCGGGAGGTGCAACATCTGACGCTGAAACCAATAATGCTCAACTTACCAAGGATTTTACTAACATGGTtccaccacctcctcctcctcctccaagaCAACAACCTCCAGTTCCTGGATCCACCCTTATTCCAAATTTACATCCTGATGTATTGCCCCCAGGTATCTCACGTTTTCCTCCACCCCCACCTCCACCAGATATGCGGCCACCATTGTCCACTCCTGGACTTCCCACTCAACCAGGTCCCCCGGGAATGATGGTCCCAATGATCCCCAGGCCCCCATATGGTCCTCCCCCTGGACCTCCCCCAATGATGAGACCACCACTTCCACCTGGGCCACCTCCTACTTATCAAGAAGATGATTATGCTGCTCGAGTGGCTGCCCATCAGAAACCTTCATATGTTAAATCTGCAGCATCTACTGTTGTGAAGAGGCCTCTGGCTCAGCACACTCCAGAACTTATGTCCATG GTTCCTGCATCTGTTCGGGTAAGGAGAGAGATGGCCGccccaaaagcaaaagcaaaacctTCACTCCCAACCACAGCAGCACCTACCCGGTCAGCAACTCCTCCTGTTAAACCAGAGTCAGCAAACTCGTCGTCAGCACCAAAAGGCAAGAGCATAGATGACTCGTATATGGCTTTCCTGGAGGACATGAAGGCGCTCGGAGCACTTGAAGGTTGA